A stretch of DNA from Oryzomicrobium terrae:
GTGGATGTTGAGCAGGGGCCGGGCGGCGAAGGTGGAAAAGCCGGCGAAGCAGTTGATCAGCCCAACGGCGTGTTCGCCTTGACCAGCGCAGTTGCCGTTTTCACTGCCAGCACCGCTGGTACCGTAGGCATCGCTGGCGTCTCTGGCCTGCCAGGCCAGGGCGCCGTGGAAGTGGGGCAGGCGGCGCAGCTCGCCCACCAGCGCAGCACGTACCGCCGGGGCGAGGCCAGTGCCGCCGCCCATGGGGTCGGCGGCGTAGTGGTCGAGCAGGTCGAGAAAGGCGACGGCCTGGACCGGGTCGTCCAGGTCGAGGGGGCGCACCGTCACGGCGGCCGCCGGGGCGCCGTTCAACGTCCCCTCGTTGGCCGGGTTCCCCGGACGCTGCACGCTCACAGCCCCAGCTCGCCCCACAGGGCGTCCACCCGGGCCTTCACCGCCGCGTCCATGACGATGGGGCGGCCCCATTCGCGCTGGGTCTCGCCCTGCCACTTGTTGGTGGCGTCCAGACCCATCTTGGAGCCCAGGCCGGCCACCGGGGAGGCGAAGTCCAGGTAGTCAATGGGGGTGTTGTCCACCAGGGTGGTGTCCCGGGTGGCGTCCATGCGGGTGGTCAGGGCCCAGATAACTTCCTTCCAGTCCCGGATGTTCACGTCGTCGTCCACCACGATGATGAACTTGGTGTACATGAACTGGCGCAGGAAGCTCCAGATGCCGAACATCACCCGCTTGGCGTGGCCCGGGTACTGTTTCTTGATGCTGACCACGGCCAGCCGGTAGGAGCAGCCTTCCGGCGGCAGGTAGAAGTCCACGATCTCGGGAAACTGCTTTTGCAGCAGCGGCACGAACACCTCGTTGAGCGCCACCCCCAGCACCGCCGGCTCGTCGGGGGGCTTGCCGGTGTAGGTGGAGTGGTAGATCGGGTTCTTGCGGGTGGTGATGCGCTCCACCGTAAATACCGGGAAGTCGGCCTGCTCGTTGTAGTAGCCGGTGTGGTCGCCGTAGGGGCCTTCCAGGGCCGTCTCGCCGGGGTGGATCACCCCTTCCAGGACGATCTCGGCGTAGGCCGGCACTTGCAGGTCGGAGCCGATGCACTTGGTCAGCTCGGTCTTGGAGCCACGCAGCAGCCCGGCGAACTGGTACTCGGACAACGAATCGGGCACCGGGGTGACGGCCCCCAGGATGGTGGCCGGGTCGCAGCCGAGCACCACCGCCACGGGGAAGGGCTCGCCGGGTTTGGCCTGCTGATGGTCGCGGAAGTCCAGGGCGCCGCCCCGGTGGGCCAGCCAGCGCATGATCAGCTTGTTCTTGCCGATCACTTGTTGGCGGTAAATGCCTAGGTTCTGCCGATTCTTGCTCGGCCCCCGGGTGACGGTGAGGCCCCAGGTGACCAGGGGCGCCGCGTCGCCGGGCCAGCAATGTTGGATCGGCAGGCGGGCGAGGTCCACGTCGTCGCCCTCGATCACCACCTCGTGGCAGGGCGCGGAGGAGATCATCTTCGGCGCCATGTTGAGCACCTGCTTCAACACTGGCAGTTTTTCCCAGGCGTCCTTGAGGCCTTTGGGCGGCTCCGGCTCCTTCAGGTAGGCGAGGAGCTTGCCGACCTCGCGCAGGGCGGTGACGGCATCGCCTTCCTCGCCCATGCCCAGGGCGACCCGTTCCACGGTGCCAAACAGGTTGGTCAGCACCGGCATGCCCAGGGGGCGGCCGCCCCGATCCACCGGGTTTTCGAACAGCAGGGCCGGGCCTTCGGCGCGCAACACCCGGTCGCCGATCTCGGTCATTTCCAGGTGGGTGGACACCGGCGCCGTGATGCGCTTGAGCTTGCCCCGGGATTCGAGCTGGTCGATGAATTCGCGCAGGTCGCGGTATTTCACGCGGATACTCCTTTGAGGGTGCCGGCAAAGAACAGGTCAATGACTTCGCGGCGGAGGCGGTCGATGATGGTGGCGTCGCTGGCCGGGGTCAGGGTGTCGTACAACCCGGGCGCGATGCGGGAAAACGTGTCGAGCAGAGTCGGGTCGAAGTGGCGCCCCCGGCCTTCGGCGAGAACCGACAGGGCTGCCTCGCAGCTCATCGGTTCCTTGTAGGGACGGCGCGAGGTGAGGGCGTCGAAGACGTCGGCGATGGCGAACAGGCGGGCATTGAGGGGGATGGCTTCGCCCTGCAGGCCCCGGGGGTAGCCGCTGCCGTCGAACTTCTCGTGATGGCCCTCCACCACGTCGCGCCCGACGTTCAACCAGGTCGACGTCTGAATGATGTCCACGCCCAGGTCGACGTGGGTCTTCATCACCTCGAACTCCTCGGCGCTGAGCTTGCCGGGCTTGAGCAGGATGGCATCGCTGATGCCGATCTTGCCCACGTCGTGGAGAAAGGCGCCCACCACCAGGTGGCGCTGATCGCTTGCCGGCAGACCGGCGGCCTTGGCCAATTCCAGGGCGTACAGGGTGACCCGGTAGTTGTGGATGTTGGTGTCCGAGTCGCGCTTGGCGATGGCGCTGCCGAGCACTTCGAGCATGTCCAGGTTGCCGCGCAGCACCTGGGAGGAAAAGCGCAGCACGTCGCGGTTGAGGGAGATCAGGATCGGATAGAGGGCCAGGCTGGTCACCAGCACGGCGGCCAGCACCACCAGCAGCGAGATCAGCAGGTCGCGGCGGATCTGGGCCCGGGCGGCGGCATCGACCACGTAAACCCCTTCCAGATAGCCCGCCAGGGGGCCGTCGGCAACCCGCAGGGGGACCACCACTTGCACGACCCATTGGTCATCGATCTCGCGGCGGATGTAATGCACCTCGTCGCCGAGGGGGAACGGGTGAGCGTAGGGGCGCAGCGCGTCCTCGATGGCCTGGCTGCCGGGCTGGACCACCTCGGTGATGGTTTCCCGTTGCGGGCCGTACAGCTCGACGATGGCGAAGCGGCCCTTGGTCAGCTCGCGCACGTGCCCTTCAACCGTGGCAACGCTGGTCTGGCCCCGGTTGAAGGCTTCCAGTTCCGCCAGGGGAAAGCGCTGCGCTTCGGTCAGCGCCAGCGATGAGACATAGGCGTCGATCTGCTCCAGTTTGAAGACCACCACGCCGGTGCCGATCAGCAGACTGATGCTGAGCCAGGCCAGGAACAGGCGGGTTGCGGCGCGCCGGTGGAGCGTGTTCATGGCGATGCTCAGCGCAGGGCGTAGTCGGCGGCGACGCCGAGGAAGATCGCGGCCCCGAGCCAGTTGTTGTGCATGAAGGCGCGGAAGCAGGGCATGCGCTCCCGGCCGCGGATCAGGAAGTAGTGGTACACCGCCATGCCGGCGGCCACCGCCAGCCCGGCGTAGAAGAGGAGGCCCATGCCCAGGCCGTAGCCGACCCAGCCGACCAGGCCGAGGGAGACGGCGTAGCAGACCATGACGGCGGCCACGTCGTAGCGGCCGAAGGTGATGGCCGAGGTCTTGATGCCGATCTTCAGGTCGTCGTTGCGGTCCACCATGGCGTATTCGGTGTCGTAGGCCACCGCCCAGAAGACGTTGGCCAGCAGCAGCCACCAGGCCTGGGCCGGTACGGCGTGGGTCTGGGCCGCGTAGGCCATGGGGATGCCGAAGCCGAAGGCGATGCCCAGGTAGGCCTGGGGGATGGCAAAGAAGCGCTTGGTGAACGGGTAGGAGGCGGCGAGGAAGGCGCCGACCACCGCCAGGCCCAGCACCAGCATGTTCTGCAGGGGCAGAATCAGGGCCAGGGCGGCCAGGCACAGGCCGGTGAAGAGGGTCAGGGCCTCCTTGCTCGATACCTTGCGCGCCGCCAGGGGGCGGTCCTTGGTGCGCTCGACGTGGGGGTCGAAGTTGCGGTCGGCGAAGTCGTTGATGACGCAGCCGGCGGAGCGCATGAGCAGGGTGCCGAGAGCGAAGATCCACACCAGCACCCAGGACGGGCGCCCCTGGGCGGCGAACCACAGGGCCCACAGGGTGGGCCAGAGCAGCAGCAGGGTGCCGATCGGTTTGTCCAACCGCATCAGCTTTTCATAGTGGTCGAGCCGTTCGCGCCAGGTGATCGATGACATGTCGCCGGGGAAAAAAAGGGGAAAGGCGGGATTCTACCCTCCCCGGTCGTTTCGCCCGGCTAAGGGCGTACCCGGGGCGGTACGGTAAAATTGGCCTGCTATTCCGGAATCCCCCTGTGCCGACCTCCTCCTCTTCCTCGATTCAGCGCAACGAACGCCGCCGTCTGGCCGAAGCGCGGGCGGTACGCACCGTGTTCGTCAGCACCCTGCTGTTCCTGCTCGGGCTGTGGGGGCTGGTCGCCTATTGGGGGCTGGATTCCTACCGCGAGACCCAGCGCCACAACGAAGACGCCCTGGTCCGCCTGAACCGGGTCACCCAGGCCCAGACCGATGCCTTGTTCAAGATGGCGGAGGTCTTCATGGCGGTGGCGGACCGCTGGCTGGCCGCGCGCCCCGGTATCGATCCGCGCACCGACGCCGATTTCATTGCCCTGGTGGAGGGCTTTCGCCAGCGCAGCAACGGGGTGATCGACATCCGCCTGATCGATGCCCAGGGCGGCCTGTTCTTCGTGCCGTCCCGGGGCACCCTGCCGGTGCGCGACGTGTCCGACCGGGATTATTTCCGCCAGTCCATGGCCGGCGAGCCGGGCAAGATGGTGATCGCCGATCCGGTGGTCAGCCGCCTCAATGGTCACTGGATCATTCCCCTGGCCTGGCGCCTGTCCACCCCGGCGAGCGGGGTGACGGTGCTGTTCGCCAGCATCGAGCACGACGCCCTGGCCCAACTCTACGAGGCTGCGCGCATGCCGGAAGGGGGCAGTATTGCCTTGGTGCGCCGCGACGGCACGCTGCTGGTGCGGGCGCCGTTCAACGAGCAGGTCATCGGCAAGAATTTTTCCGGTAACTACACCTTCACCACCCTGCTGCCCAAGGCGCCGAGCGGATTCGCCATGATTGCGGCGTCGGGTGTGGACGGCCAGCGCCGCCTGATGGCCTATTCGACCCTGCCCGACTATCCCCTGGTGCTGGCCGTCACCAGCGAGTTCCACGCCAGCCTCGCCCCCTGGCGCCGGCATCTGGAAGTGGTGGTGGGCCTGGCCCTGATCCTCAGTTTCGGCGCCCTGTTCTTTGCCTGGCGCCTCGCCCGTTCCCTGGCGGTGCTGGCCCGGCACCATGCCGAGCTGCAGCGTCTGGCCACCACCGATATCCTCACCGGCTGCGCCAACCGGGGCCGCTTCCTCGATCTGCTGGGCAGCGAGTTCGCCCGCGCCAAGCGTTACGGGCAGCCGCTGGCGGTGCTCGTCGCCGACCTCGACTACTTCAAGCGCATCAACGACACCCACGGCCACGCGGCAGGGGACGCTGCCCTGGTGGCCTTCGCAAGGGTGGTGCGGAGCAGCCTGCGCAGCATCGACGTGTTGAGCCGCTTCGGCGGCGAGGAGTTCGCCATCCTGCTGCCCAATACCGATCAGGAGGCGGCGCTGCAGGTGGCCGAGCGGGTGCGCGCCCTGGTCGACGGGATCGTCATCACCCTGCCCGGCGCCAACCTGGGCTTCACCGCCAGCCTCGGCGTGGCCGCCCTTACGCCGGCTGATGCCGATATCGATGCCTTGCTGGCCCGGGCCGACCGGGCCCTCTACGCCGCCAAGGCGGACGGACGCAACTGCGTCCGGGCAGGCTAGGCTCCCGCGTCGCCCCGGGCGCCAGGGGGGGCGGGCTCCGCGCCGCTCAGGCCCGCGCGCCGCGCAATTCCACGACCTTGTCTCGTAGCACATCCGGGCTGGCCTGCTCTGCCGGCAGGGCCGCGCCGCCCACCAGGGCGATGCGCGAGAACAGCCCCCGGCGCAGCGGCCGGCTCATGGCCGGGCCGTCCTTGCGCGAGAAGGTGCTGCCCCACAGACCTTGCAGCGCCAGGGGCACCACCGGCACCGGGGTGTCGCGCAGGATGCGGGCGGTGCCGGGGCGGAAGGGGCCGATCTCGCCGTTGGCGGTGATGCCGCCCTCGGGGAAGATGCCTACCAGTTCGCCGGCGGCCAGGGCTTCGGCCACCTGGGCGAAGGCCTGCTCCTTGAGGGCGGCGTCCTCCTTTTCCGGCGCGATGGGGATCGCCCCGCTGGTGCGGAAGACGAAGTTGAGCACGGGCACCTTGAAGATGCGGTGGTCCATGACGAAGCGGATCGGCCGGGGGCAGGCGGCCATGATCACCAGGGCGTCCACGAAGCTGACGTGGTTGCACACCAGCAGGGCCGGGCCTTCCGCCGGAATGTGCTCCAGACCGCGCTTTTCCAGCCGGTAGACCGTGTGCACCAGCATCCAGACGATGAAGCGCAGCAGGAATTCCGGCACCAACCGGTAGATGTACAGGGCCACGGCGGCGTTGATCGCGGCGGCCAGGGCGAACAGCCGGGGGATGGACAGCCCGGCGCCGAGCAGGGCCGCCGCACCCAGGGCGCCGGCCACCATGAACAGGGCGTTGAGGATGTTGTTGGCGGCGATGATGCGTGCCCGGTGGCCCGGGGCGCTGCGCAGCTGCACCAGGGCATAGAGGGGCACGATGAAGAAGCCACCGAACACCCCGAGCAGCATCAGGTCGATCAGCACCCGCCAGGTACCGGGCACCGCCAGCAGCTCCGCCACGCCCAGAGGTGCGGCATGGCTGGCCAGGCTCAAGGCGTCGGGCGAGGCCCAGGCCAGGTCCAGGCCGAACAGGGTGAGGCCGATGGAGCCGAAGGGCACCAAACCGATCTCCACCTGCTTGGCCGAGAGCCGCTCGCACAGGAGCGAACCCAGGCCGATGCCGACGGTGAAGGTGGCGAGCAGCAAGGTGACCGTGGTTTCGCTGCCCCCCAGCACGTTCTTGGCGTAGGCCGGGAACTGGGCGAGGAACAGGGCGCCGTACAGCCAGAACCAGGAGATGCCGAGAATGGAGAGAAACACCGTGCGGTTCTCCCGGGCGAAGCCGACGTTGCGCCAGGTTTCGGAGAACGGGTTGAGGTTGATCGCCAGATCCGGTTCCGGCGCCGGGGCAGCGGGGATGCCGCGGCTGGTCAGGTAGCCGAGCAGGGCCACGGCCAGACCGGCCCCTGCCACCCACAGCGGGTGCCCGGCGCCGGCCAAGAGCCCGCCGGCCAGGGTGCCCACCAGGATGGCGACGAAGGTGCCCGCCTCCACCAGGGCGTTGCCCCCCACCAGCTCATCCGGGTGCAGGTGCTGGGGCAGGATGGCGTACTTGACCGGGCCGAACAGGGTGGAGTGGCAGCCGAGCAGAAACAGGGCGAAGAGCAGCACCGGCAGGCTGTGCAGCACGAAGCCGGCGCCGGCCAGGGCCATGATGGCCATTTCCAGCACCTTCACCAGCCGGGCCAGGCGGGCCTTGTCGTATTTGTCGGCGAGCTGGCCGGCGGTGGCCGAGAAGATGAAGAAGGGCAGGATGAAGATGCCCGCCGCCAGGTTGGCCAGAATGCCCGGATCGAGGCTGGTCCAGCTGGCCGCCTGGAAGGTGAGCAGCACCACCAGGGCGTTCTTGAACAGGTTGTCGTTGAAGGCGCCGAGGAACTGGGTGCCGAAGAAGGGCAGGAAGCGGCGTTCCTGCAGCAGTTTGAATTGTCCGCTCATGCGGCCTCCGCCATTTTTTTAAGGCTGACGTAATCGGTCTTGCCGGTGCCCAGGAGAGGCAGGGCGTCGATGATAACGATCTTGCGCGGCACCGCCAGTTCCGGGACGCCCTTGTCCCGGGCGGCGGCGAGGAGCTGGTCCCGGGTCAGGGCCGGGTCGGTGGTGAACAGCACCAGGGCTTCGCCCTTGGCTGCGTCGGGCTGGCTGGAGGCGGCGTGGGCGGCGCCCGGGGCGGTGGCGGCAGCGAGCTTTTCCACCACTTCCAGGCTGACCATCTCGCCCGCCACCTTGGCGAAGCGCTTGACCCGGCCGACGATGCGCAGGAAGCCGTCGTCGTCGATCTCGACCACGTCGCCGGTGTCGTACCAGCCCGGGCCAGCCTCGGAGTGGGGCGGCTCGATCACGCCGGGGGCGCTCGCCCGGTAGTAGCCGGACATCAGGTTGGGGCCGCTGACGTGGAGCAGGCCGCCGGCGTCGATGCCCGGCACCGGCACCAGCTTGGCGTGGATGCCC
This window harbors:
- the ubiA gene encoding 4-hydroxybenzoate octaprenyltransferase, whose translation is MSSITWRERLDHYEKLMRLDKPIGTLLLLWPTLWALWFAAQGRPSWVLVWIFALGTLLMRSAGCVINDFADRNFDPHVERTKDRPLAARKVSSKEALTLFTGLCLAALALILPLQNMLVLGLAVVGAFLAASYPFTKRFFAIPQAYLGIAFGFGIPMAYAAQTHAVPAQAWWLLLANVFWAVAYDTEYAMVDRNDDLKIGIKTSAITFGRYDVAAVMVCYAVSLGLVGWVGYGLGMGLLFYAGLAVAAGMAVYHYFLIRGRERMPCFRAFMHNNWLGAAIFLGVAADYALR
- the ubiD gene encoding 4-hydroxy-3-polyprenylbenzoate decarboxylase yields the protein MKYRDLREFIDQLESRGKLKRITAPVSTHLEMTEIGDRVLRAEGPALLFENPVDRGGRPLGMPVLTNLFGTVERVALGMGEEGDAVTALREVGKLLAYLKEPEPPKGLKDAWEKLPVLKQVLNMAPKMISSAPCHEVVIEGDDVDLARLPIQHCWPGDAAPLVTWGLTVTRGPSKNRQNLGIYRQQVIGKNKLIMRWLAHRGGALDFRDHQQAKPGEPFPVAVVLGCDPATILGAVTPVPDSLSEYQFAGLLRGSKTELTKCIGSDLQVPAYAEIVLEGVIHPGETALEGPYGDHTGYYNEQADFPVFTVERITTRKNPIYHSTYTGKPPDEPAVLGVALNEVFVPLLQKQFPEIVDFYLPPEGCSYRLAVVSIKKQYPGHAKRVMFGIWSFLRQFMYTKFIIVVDDDVNIRDWKEVIWALTTRMDATRDTTLVDNTPIDYLDFASPVAGLGSKMGLDATNKWQGETQREWGRPIVMDAAVKARVDALWGELGL
- a CDS encoding sensor domain-containing diguanylate cyclase, with product MPTSSSSSIQRNERRRLAEARAVRTVFVSTLLFLLGLWGLVAYWGLDSYRETQRHNEDALVRLNRVTQAQTDALFKMAEVFMAVADRWLAARPGIDPRTDADFIALVEGFRQRSNGVIDIRLIDAQGGLFFVPSRGTLPVRDVSDRDYFRQSMAGEPGKMVIADPVVSRLNGHWIIPLAWRLSTPASGVTVLFASIEHDALAQLYEAARMPEGGSIALVRRDGTLLVRAPFNEQVIGKNFSGNYTFTTLLPKAPSGFAMIAASGVDGQRRLMAYSTLPDYPLVLAVTSEFHASLAPWRRHLEVVVGLALILSFGALFFAWRLARSLAVLARHHAELQRLATTDILTGCANRGRFLDLLGSEFARAKRYGQPLAVLVADLDYFKRINDTHGHAAGDAALVAFARVVRSSLRSIDVLSRFGGEEFAILLPNTDQEAALQVAERVRALVDGIVITLPGANLGFTASLGVAALTPADADIDALLARADRALYAAKADGRNCVRAG
- a CDS encoding GNAT family N-acetyltransferase, which codes for MSVQRPGNPANEGTLNGAPAAAVTVRPLDLDDPVQAVAFLDLLDHYAADPMGGGTGLAPAVRAALVGELRRLPHFHGALAWQARDASDAYGTSGAGSENGNCAGQGEHAVGLINCFAGFSTFAARPLLNIHDVVVRDGLRDQGIGRLLLAWAEARARELGCCKLTLEVLANNARARAAYARAGFAPYVLDPAAGNALFLNKPL
- a CDS encoding HD-GYP domain-containing protein — protein: MNTLHRRAATRLFLAWLSISLLIGTGVVVFKLEQIDAYVSSLALTEAQRFPLAELEAFNRGQTSVATVEGHVRELTKGRFAIVELYGPQRETITEVVQPGSQAIEDALRPYAHPFPLGDEVHYIRREIDDQWVVQVVVPLRVADGPLAGYLEGVYVVDAAARAQIRRDLLISLLVVLAAVLVTSLALYPILISLNRDVLRFSSQVLRGNLDMLEVLGSAIAKRDSDTNIHNYRVTLYALELAKAAGLPASDQRHLVVGAFLHDVGKIGISDAILLKPGKLSAEEFEVMKTHVDLGVDIIQTSTWLNVGRDVVEGHHEKFDGSGYPRGLQGEAIPLNARLFAIADVFDALTSRRPYKEPMSCEAALSVLAEGRGRHFDPTLLDTFSRIAPGLYDTLTPASDATIIDRLRREVIDLFFAGTLKGVSA
- a CDS encoding MFS transporter; the encoded protein is MSGQFKLLQERRFLPFFGTQFLGAFNDNLFKNALVVLLTFQAASWTSLDPGILANLAAGIFILPFFIFSATAGQLADKYDKARLARLVKVLEMAIMALAGAGFVLHSLPVLLFALFLLGCHSTLFGPVKYAILPQHLHPDELVGGNALVEAGTFVAILVGTLAGGLLAGAGHPLWVAGAGLAVALLGYLTSRGIPAAPAPEPDLAINLNPFSETWRNVGFARENRTVFLSILGISWFWLYGALFLAQFPAYAKNVLGGSETTVTLLLATFTVGIGLGSLLCERLSAKQVEIGLVPFGSIGLTLFGLDLAWASPDALSLASHAAPLGVAELLAVPGTWRVLIDLMLLGVFGGFFIVPLYALVQLRSAPGHRARIIAANNILNALFMVAGALGAAALLGAGLSIPRLFALAAAINAAVALYIYRLVPEFLLRFIVWMLVHTVYRLEKRGLEHIPAEGPALLVCNHVSFVDALVIMAACPRPIRFVMDHRIFKVPVLNFVFRTSGAIPIAPEKEDAALKEQAFAQVAEALAAGELVGIFPEGGITANGEIGPFRPGTARILRDTPVPVVPLALQGLWGSTFSRKDGPAMSRPLRRGLFSRIALVGGAALPAEQASPDVLRDKVVELRGARA